The window GCAGGCGTGGCGGCAGGCCGGGCGGTACGAGGAAGGGCGCGGCGGGATCAGCACCTGGCTGGTGATGATGGCCCGCAGCCGCGCGGTGGACCACGTGCGCAGCCGCCGCCGCTTCCGCGAGGAGCGCTGGGAGCAGCTCCCCGAGCCGGCGGAGATGGACGGCGGCGGCGCGGACGCGGGCGAGCCGTCGCCGCTGGAGTCGGCGCAGGCGGACGAGGTGCGGCGGGTGGTGGCGCAGGCGGTCGCGAAGCTGCCGCCCGAGCAGCGCGAAACGGTGGAGCTGGCCTACTTCCGCGGGATGAGCCAGACGGAGATCGCGGAAGCCACGGGCCAGCCCCTGGGGACGGTCAAGACGAGGGCGCGGCTGGCGCTCCAGAAGCTCAGGGAGGCGCTGGCGGTGCTCCGGGAGGACGGACGATGAGCCTCGAGATGACGCACGACGACGTGCGGGCTGCGCTGGCCGCCGAGGCTCTG of the Longimicrobium sp. genome contains:
- a CDS encoding sigma-70 family RNA polymerase sigma factor is translated as MPDTLVPAQADRELVRRMAAGDEAALGELHDRFSTLVHSVVLRIVGDPDDAEEVLEETFWQAWRQAGRYEEGRGGISTWLVMMARSRAVDHVRSRRRFREERWEQLPEPAEMDGGGADAGEPSPLESAQADEVRRVVAQAVAKLPPEQRETVELAYFRGMSQTEIAEATGQPLGTVKTRARLALQKLREALAVLREDGR